One genomic region from Natrinema sp. DC36 encodes:
- a CDS encoding IS5 family transposase, whose amino-acid sequence MKALPKSQILRFTEKAIHLARRAVSRYSSKFSKHRYTLPQHVVLLCLKVRKNTTYRGLLDELIEMPRIRRVIGLAELPTPSTLCKAFNRLDMAVWRVMLTLSATLLPTSGVVGIDASGFDRSHASKHYTKRAELTIQQLKVTLLVDAKVNAILDLHVTTTRKHDSQIAPSLIKRNPESIDILLDDKGYDDQKIRRLAHHHEIRPLVKHREFTSLHKAWNTRLDTDLYGQRSQSETVNSTLKRKYGAFVRSRRWWKQFRELTIACLTHNVDRSL is encoded by the coding sequence ATGAAGGCCCTCCCGAAGTCGCAGATTCTCCGGTTTACTGAGAAGGCGATCCATCTGGCGCGTCGAGCGGTCTCTCGATACTCCTCGAAATTTTCCAAACACCGCTACACACTTCCTCAGCACGTTGTTCTGCTGTGTCTCAAAGTTCGAAAGAACACAACCTATCGTGGCCTGCTTGATGAGCTGATCGAGATGCCACGTATCCGTCGTGTTATCGGACTAGCTGAACTTCCTACGCCATCAACGCTCTGTAAGGCGTTCAATCGACTTGACATGGCTGTCTGGCGTGTCATGTTGACTCTCTCAGCGACGTTACTTCCGACGAGCGGCGTTGTTGGGATTGATGCGTCAGGGTTCGACCGCAGTCACGCTTCGAAACACTATACGAAACGCGCTGAACTCACGATTCAACAGCTCAAAGTGACACTACTGGTCGATGCGAAGGTGAATGCAATTCTCGATCTCCATGTGACGACGACACGAAAACACGATAGCCAGATCGCCCCGTCGTTGATCAAGCGCAATCCCGAGAGTATCGATATTCTGCTTGATGACAAAGGCTACGACGATCAGAAAATTAGACGACTTGCCCATCATCACGAGATTCGCCCACTGGTCAAGCATCGTGAGTTCACATCGCTCCACAAGGCATGGAACACTCGCTTAGACACTGATCTCTATGGCCAGCGGAGTCAGTCCGAGACCGTCAACTCGACACTCAAGCGAAAGTACGGTGCGTTCGTCCGGTCACGACGCTGGTGGAAACAGTTTCGTGAACTCACTATCGCCTGTCTTACTCATAACGTAGATCGATCACTCTGA
- a CDS encoding TRAM domain-containing protein gives MEVPDQLLCLFSTQLKEEDGNYIIEVPAREISKGQVEPGQIHRVAVIQTQTSKTEDRSHQQSRVQDESEPKPPVEEGEQRTVVIEDLGDQGDGITRVERGYVIIVPGTEPSERVTIKIKNIRDNVAFGEVIKRYDNHE, from the coding sequence ATGGAAGTACCAGACCAACTACTGTGCCTGTTCAGCACCCAACTGAAGGAAGAGGACGGTAATTATATCATCGAAGTACCAGCTCGAGAGATTTCTAAAGGTCAAGTGGAACCTGGCCAAATCCATCGTGTAGCGGTAATCCAGACCCAGACCTCAAAGACGGAAGATCGATCTCACCAGCAGAGCCGGGTACAAGATGAAAGCGAACCTAAGCCACCTGTTGAGGAAGGTGAGCAGCGAACTGTTGTCATCGAGGATCTCGGTGATCAAGGTGATGGGATTACTCGGGTCGAACGTGGCTATGTTATCATCGTCCCAGGCACCGAACCAAGCGAACGGGTAACAATCAAAATCAAAAACATCCGTGACAACGTCGCCTTCGGAGAAGTCATTAAGCGGTACGACAACCACGAATAA
- a CDS encoding AIM24 family protein — MKLDGFSKSNAPMEGGEGFQKENKRLLDIPLDGEVMIKAGSMIAYTGDVTFTGKSSPEGGITGFVKDAVSSEGTPVMEAEGSGHLYIAEQGKKIQVLELDEDESISVNGNDVLAFESTIDYEINTIGSLLGVPAGGLTNVSLTGPGEIAISTHGDPLVVTPPVFTDPDATVAWSTNLSPSVTANKTFEIGQTSGEAIQMEFTGSDGFVVVQPHEEGARNQGQ; from the coding sequence ATGAAACTAGATGGGTTTTCAAAATCTAATGCCCCGATGGAAGGAGGAGAGGGATTCCAGAAAGAAAACAAGCGGCTTCTAGACATCCCTCTTGATGGAGAGGTGATGATCAAAGCCGGCTCAATGATCGCATATACTGGCGACGTTACCTTCACGGGGAAGTCGTCGCCCGAAGGCGGTATCACCGGTTTCGTAAAAGATGCAGTAAGCAGTGAAGGGACACCGGTCATGGAGGCCGAGGGAAGCGGTCATCTCTACATCGCTGAGCAGGGCAAGAAAATCCAGGTCCTTGAACTTGATGAGGATGAGTCGATCTCGGTCAATGGGAACGACGTCCTTGCGTTTGAGTCCACCATCGACTACGAAATTAACACGATTGGCAGTCTCTTGGGAGTGCCCGCGGGCGGGCTGACGAACGTCTCCCTCACTGGCCCTGGCGAGATAGCGATCTCGACTCACGGGGATCCATTGGTGGTGACACCACCCGTCTTCACCGATCCGGATGCAACCGTTGCATGGAGCACCAACCTTTCGCCATCGGTCACCGCAAACAAGACATTTGAAATCGGCCAGACATCCGGGGAAGCAATACAGATGGAGTTTACTGGCTCAGATGGATTCGTGGTCGTCCAGCCTCACGAGGAGGGTGCCCGAAATCAGGGTCAATAA